Genomic DNA from Hordeum vulgare subsp. vulgare chromosome 2H, MorexV3_pseudomolecules_assembly, whole genome shotgun sequence:
GTGCTGGAAGAACCGGTCCTGGCACATGCTACAGGCTCTTCACAGAATCAGCTTACCAGAATGAGATGCTCCCTAACCCGGTGCCAGAGATTCAAAGGACTAACCTGGGAAACGTGGTTCTCTTGCTGAAATCTCTCAAAGTTGAAAACTTGCTTGATTTTGACTTCATGGACCCACCCCCCCAGGAGAATATCCTCAACTCCATGTACCAGCTATGGGTGTTGGGCGCCTTGAACAATGTTGGTGGACTTACAGAAATAGGTTGGAAGATGGTAGAGTTCCCACTGGACCCGACTCTAGCAAAGATGCTTCTCATGGGGGAGAAGCTAGACTGCCTTGATGAAGTATTGACCATTGTATCCATGCTCTCAGTACCCtcagttttcttccgcccaaaagATCGAGCAGAGGAGAGCGATGCCGCAAGGGAAAAATTCTTTGTCCCAGAGTCTGACCACCTAACACTCCTGAATGTATACCTGCAATGGAAGTCAAATCAATATCGAGGAGACTGGTGCAATGACCATTTCCTCCATGTTAAGGGTCTCCGTAAAGCTCGGGAAGTGAGGTCTCAACTGCTAGACATACTGAAAGCCCTGAAGATCCCACTGACATCATGCCATATGGAATGGGACGTGGTGAGGAAGGCTATCTGCTCGGCATACTTCCATAACTCGGCAAGGTTGAAGGGCATAGGAGAGTATGTCAACTGCCGGAATGGGATGCCGTGCCACCTGCACCCCAGCAGTGCTCTCTATGGTCTCGGGTACACCCCTGACTATGTGGTGTACCATGAGCTTGTCCTGACAACCAAGGAGTATATGCAGTGTGTGAGCGCAGTGGATCCGCAATGGCTGGCAGAGCTGGGTCCTATGTTCTTCTCTGTGAAAGACACGGACACCTCCCTGCTGGACCACAAGAAgaggcagaaggaggagaagacggcCATGGAAGAGGAGATGGAGAAGCTGAGGCAGGAACAGGCGGAGGCAGCCCTcatggagaaggagagggagcgaCGGAAGAGAgccaagcagcagcagcagatctcTATGCCGGGTCTGAAGAAAGGCTCGACATATCTGAGGCCCAAGAAGATGGGTTTGTAGATAACAAAGCTCGAACAAGCTTTTGCAGTGTATTGTGTTTTTTGTAGGCCGAGGGAAACCTGTACAATAGCTATATGTTGGTGATCCAGTCACGCCTGAAGGAATGTAGTAGTTCAAGCCTGCACTCTGCAGCATGTACAACACACATGAATGTAACATTTACAGAACTTGAGAGACGAAACGGCACTGTCAACCACTTTGTCACGATGGCAAAGCATTCTTCTTGGTACCTGTTTGTATGTACACTTGTTAAATTTTAATTCTTGGTTCTTGACTGACTTGTAGCTCAAATTTAGATTGAGTGACATGAAGTCCACCATCTTATTAGCCGGTTCTGAAGTGAACAATTCCCTAGCAAAAAACACACGCAAAAAGAAACCGTGTGGCTGCTGGGATTCGAGCCCAGGTCTCCACGGCCACAACGTGGAATTCTCACCACTAAACTACAGCCACATTATTGTACGAAATAGCCTGAAAGCTTTTATAAATATTGATGGACCTCAGACTGGCCCCCCTCGCTCGATGAGCTTTTCTTCTGGTGGGCCCCGCCTGCTCCATTCTCCACTTTCCCGTCTCCGCCTCCGCCCAAGCCCCAGCCCCCAGGGAAAGGGAAGGGAAAGGAGGTGCCCTAACACCGTCCAACAGTCTAACAGCCTCCGGAGGCGGAGGCTAGCGGTGTGTCACCTACCGCCCCTCGCCGGCGAGCAGGTACTCTGCGATTCCTCGTCATTCTCAACATCCCTATCGGGCTGGGCTGGAGGGAGCCCTCGTTCTTAGATCCATCGATGCCACTTGCACTTCTCCGTAATCTCATTCTCGTGTGTCCGTGGTAAGACGGCTTTGTGAATCGTGACTGGAACGCTATGCAGAAAAGCAGGCAGTATAGGTTTAATGCATTGTGCAGTTGTTCCATGCATGCGTGTTCCTCGGTGGCAACTGATTGCGCCGCCTGACTCAGCATTTGCCAAATTGCGGGTTTGCCTTGTGCTTTGTTCGAATCATTCAGTGCGTGGTGCTGATAACAAGAGCACCGTCTGGGTTTGGTCGGTTCCGTTGACTTGACTGATTCTTCTTGAGTCTTCTCATGGTAGACGCATGGACTGTTCTGCATTCTGTTGGTGCATTGCACAAGACCTCATTTAGATGGTTAAGTGCTTTTCCGCATACCACTGATGGAATACTTGGATCAGGTAACAAGCGGATGCGAAAAATTTCACGCAGGATATTATGGATATTTTCACGGCACTTATTTATTGTAAGGCTTTTCTAGGAAAAAGTATACTCCCTCTGGTCATGTTTTACTTGTCACACAAATTGATAAAAATGGATGTacctaaaactaaaatacatctacatACATCCATTCCTATAACaaatattttcggacggaggaggTATTTGACAATACAGAATCAGTCTGCTTATTGTTTGCCATGTTGTGCCCATTTGCTGGATCTGCCGTGAGAACATTTGAAAATTCATTGCTATCGCCTCATTAAAAACTGGGTCTACCTAGGGGGCGGGTGATAACGTATACACACCAGCAAAGGTTCCATTTTCCGTTTCTCCTTTAGTCCATGTGCTTAAACTTTTATATAGCTTGAAATAGATTGTAATTGGGTCACTTATCAGGTTTCATCGGGATCAAGCCCCACACCCCAAGCTACCACCCTGAAGAACAATAACCCCCTTGGAGCCTTACTTTTAGAGATGCCGTGACTCTCGTCTCACGACCCTTTTCCTTGCACTGGTCAAGCACAGGTCCTGGTAACTGTGCTTTACACAACGATTTATCATCAGAGACTATAGAGCTAACTTGCTTGGAGAAATGAAATAATATTTATGAATATTTATACTTGGTATGATTTGGGTGCCAAATCTTGTAGAACACCTGGAACATTTActaaaaaaggttgaaagttattTTGAGTGTCCTAAATAATTGTCCTCTTATTTTGTTTTGCTAGACAGCCAGAGCAATATTGTTAGAAGAGTCTGTTTGTGGACCTTAAAAGCTGCAACATACTGGTGGCATCCAAAGATGTGCCATGCTCATCTCCTCAGCTGATTACTGAAGGGGAAAACATTATTATTACTCAGACTGACCTCACTAATATTTCTGCCACTGTAAAAAAATTCTACACCTGTCACTGTTTAGATTTTAGAACAAATAGTGGCTACGGATGGAACttttgtgcatgtgtatgtgtatgtAATTCACTTTACTTTTATCCATGAATCATCCTACCAGTGGGAGTGATGGGTAGTTGGCAAATTATAGGGCAAGAAAAAAGTTCAAAACATACTTTAACTTCCCGTAGATGTTCTCAATCTGAAATTCTGAATTATTGTGTGCCTGACTATATTTATGTTGCACAAGCATCCCTTAACTGCTCAAAATATTCCATTAGAAATGGTGTATTTGAATCTATGATTGCCGGGCATCACTGTTAACAATTATAAGAAATGGTGTGTTTTCTCTTCATTATTCTGGTGCATGCACTGTAGTGTATTGATTCCATCCTTTTTAGTTGTTTTTGCACATCATTTCTGTCAGCTGGATCTGCACAAATACCAACATTCCTGTTCGGTCTACCTTTTGCTTAACAATAGTGGACGTGGACCATTTACCTTCATTTTCTTACCATGTTTCCAGGATAAGATGAACCCCACAGCTCATGATCAGACaacacagcaacaaaaacaaaatggcCGAAGAGCAGTTGGTAGCTCGCAGACCTGGACAGTACGCGGCTCTTTCCTCCTTCATTTCACTCGGTCATCGTGAGCAAAACTATGTACTGACAAGCTCTATTTTCTACAGCGGTATGGTGTTCTGCTACCAAGCCAGCAGACACGGAAGCTAAAAGAATGGGTTCTAACTGATGAACAACAACAAGTAGTCAATGCTAGTGGTCTTGGACATCTTGCTCTTACGACAGGATTTACCATTGACCGTTCCTTGCTTACAGCCTTCTGTGAGAGATGGAACAATGAAACAAATACTGCACATTTCATGGGATTTGAAATGGCACCGTCTCTCCGTGATGTATCATATATTCTAGGAATTCCAGTGACTGGTCATGTGGTGACGGCAGAACCCATCGGTGATGAAGCTGTGAATCGCATGTGCTTGCATTACTTAGGACAGAGCCCTGGAAGCGGAGAGCAACTATGTGGGTTGATCAGATTAACCTGGTTGTACAGGAAATTCCATCAACTGCCAGAAAACCCCACCATCAATGACATTGCATTCAGCACCCGAGCGTACCTTCTATATTTGGTTGGCTCCACCTTATTTCCCGACACAATGAGGGGATTTGTATCCCCAAGATATCTACCACTTTTGGGGGATTTCAGGAGGATACATGAGTATGCTTGGGGGGCTGCAGCCCTTGCTCATTTGTACAGAGGATTGTCTGTCGCGGTAACACCAAATGCTACTACCCAGTTTCTCGGCAGTGCAACTTTGCTCATGGTATTGTCTCTTGTGTATTTCTATTGTTATATCTCTAGCTTTGTACCATCTTGGTAACTGATTAGAGATTTGCCTTGTTATCTCTAGCTTTGTGCCATCTTGTTCACTAATTAGAGATTTCCCTTGTTTCCACAAGGCTTGGATTTATGAGTATATTCCTTTGACTCAACCCCAACAAAAGAATCAGAACACGTTGCTGCCCCGGGCATgtcgatggaactttggaggaacaACACGTGGGCAGAGAAAGAAAGTTGTGGAATGGAGAAAGGATTTCGAGCAGCTTCAGTTGTCCGATGCAAGTGCAAAttacctactccctccgtcacggtttagaagacacagttaaacttgcgtgcgttttcaaaatagacaaggtttaagacgcgaaagcaattactcttattaattagtactagtactagtcatgcatgcgccctcccaatttgctgctcacgcattagtactagtattttctcagatgattaggcgcattagcatctacacctgctacatctaacaaccaatcgatgactaccttggtcccagagattttcaggcgtgccttctaaaccgtgacggagggagtattttgtaAATTTATTCCTACAAATGAACCGCTGTTGAATTAATTTTATCTTAATCATTTCTTCAGGTCAACTGGAATCCTTACAAGGACATAAATCCAGCGATTGTTCCAGGATATTGCATCGCAGCAGATAACATTTGCTACTCTCGGACATGGCTAATCAGCTTTAACATAAAAGAGGTGTATGTACCTGACCGGTTCAATAGGCAGTTTGGGAGGGAGCAAGGTCGCCTCCATCAGGTGCCAATGTGGGCAAGAAGAACTTGGAGTAAGGGGAAAGATTGGAGGGTTGAGTATGCTCGTGAgattgaggacttccatcagttggTTGGCTGTCGTTTTATCCCTTCTATGGAAGCTAATATAAACTCCCTCCCGAATGAGTCTGTAGCTGGACAGAGTACTGCCAGGTGCAGCCGGAATGCATCTCAAAACTTCTCTATGATGGTAAGCCCTCAATAGGAATCTATTTCTTCGCACATTTTTAGTACGAGGGTGATCCTTGATGTGATCATTGGTtgtgggctataggttgaagatttAAAGAATGATCTCCCGGTAATTGATCGTTATCTGGAGGGACAGGTACTCCCCGTAGAGGTTGCAAGCTTCCTAGAGAGGGTGAGTACGATGATCAAAACTTACTCCCCATCACAGAGCAACGCAAGGAAAGATGAAGCAGCCCAGAGCAAGAATGTCAGAGCAAAGAACCCAAGAAAGAGGGCGAGAAAACCTTTGATCTCTGAAGATCCTTCAAGCCCTCAGGATTCTGGGGTGGACCGGTATGCAGGTGCGCTGGTGCCTTATCAGGCTAGCAAGTGTGACAGGGTGGTGGATGGCACCGTGCCTCTGCTAAACAGAGGGGAAGTGCTGAAGGAAAATGAGGTGATGGATCCCTGGCAAATGTCGCATTTGACAGCAGAGTCGTCTTCGTCTGGAGATTCGGGCTTTCCGGAatcaaggaggtggaggcggaggcGTGAGGAATCCGGAACCCCGAGGAGCAATGCGGGTGTCCGAAGGAGTGGAAGGATGTGCGGGCAGCTCAAAATGTTGAAGCACAGGGACGGGGTTGGGGCCGAGGAGACCAACGAGATCTTGCTGTGATAGGTTGCCCGTTTGGTCTTGGACATTGTTGTACAAAGAAGTGGACCTGTTGTGGCGCTGCCCGTGGTGTGAAAACCTAGCCCATTCGCGGTCTGGACAGCTCATCTGTGTGTGAGCCCAGATGGGCAAGGGTAGATGCCGCAACCTTTGTGGTGTATGCACCGGATGTGCTATATATCCTCTCCAGTTAATCTGCGTCACTTGTTTTTTTGGTGATGCTGTGCATTGTGGCCCTTTGTTTTTCTTGTGTCGTAGATATCCGGCCATGACAGAATATGCAATAATCTTCTCTGCGGTGGTAGAATGTTGCACTGGGAGTTGGGAGTAGGCCGTCGCTACTcttgtagtactagtagtagtagtagtagtaaaatAAAATACTACAGTATCATGTGCGGTGGTCTCTCAGAACTTCATGTTGGGAACACGTCCAATCATGATTTTTTGACATGGAATGTTGCAGTCATGGTGAGAATGTATGTAGGGCGTGCCCCGGATGGATGGTTGCTTCTGGTTAGATCTACCTACTAAGCAACAAGAAACAATCTGGTGAGATGGTGTGTTGTTGATTTGCACCGTTAAGAGAAAGTGAGGCAAGGCAGCAGGGAGTAGCACCATTCAGGAATTGCCATAAAGTTGGACTGCTCTTctatcaaaaataaaataaaatggattGCTCTACAGAAAAAGAGGGAGCAATGCATGTTGTCCTGGGTGCTACGTTTCGGCTTCACGGGCGTCCATTGGACCCGCATGTCAGTGCGAGGCTTTCCTTTCCTTTCCCAAAGGAGTCAAAGTCAGGTCTGTCAGTCATAATAATATGACCGCCaagagcagagcagagcagagaGCAGTCCGTTCGTCGCCCAAAACCCGCTGCCCTTGCCCATCCCAATTCCACTCCACACTTCCTTCGTCTTCCTGGGATTCACCCTggtttgctctctctctctcgatctcgATTGTATGTGCGTTTCAGTTCAGTTTCTTTTTCTGTCTAGGATCATCCTTTTCTTTTGTTTGAatgtaaaaaagaagaagaaaaaagggggTCGTCTAGGATTGGATCATCCTCTGCTCGTGATTGACTCGACTCGACTCGACTCGACTCGACTCGACTCAACTTGTACATTTCCTAATTCGCAGATTTCTCCTTCACCAGCCTCCATTCACTGCCCCAATTTCCCTCGCGCCATTGGGGTTTTTGGGGGCTTGCGTGTTGCCATGGTGGTGTGGTTTGAAGCCAGAGAACACAATTGTCCAGCATCTTCACTTTACAAGGGGAAATGTTCTCTCCCTTGAAAAAAACCCTTCACAATGCGAAATCAGTAATGGCCAGATGCGTTTCTCTGGTATTTTGTGACCCCTGTTTCTCATCTTATTTTGCCATGGTGTACTAAATTGCTGGATTATTTTCTTCTTCTGGCGCAAGTATCAACTTAGGGCTTGCTCCTCTTCCTCCGATGTATACTCAATTTTCTATGAGTGGTGGATTTCTTATACTAGTTGCATGATAGTGCATCTTTGTGTTTACTTCAACCATCGCCTTATTTGGCTGGCTGTTTACTAATAGTATCCTCTCTTTTTCTTACCTTGGGTATCTGTCGCATGTCAACCAGTCTGATTCTTATTCTTGTGCTAATGTAGTCAAGGCATATCACTGTGAACACaccatgatgatttttttttgaacgatcagggtgggggaggatccccacctGAATATATTGCTCAAAAAGCTGCCAAAGCCAAGAGTCACCCCTTGAGCTTTGGCCGATCCagtttatcatgaataatttttCAACACCTTCTTGTTGGTGTGTCATTTATGCTTTTATAGAATTCCGGTTTCCATGCCGTTGTCTTGTCTCACCTTCTTGTTGATTACAATCTGTATTTGCTTGCCCTTTTACCATTCAACTCCCAACAACTGGTTTTCATGATTAAATGCAATTTAAATGCCAAACCATTGAAAATCTGAAATATACATTTTTCCTAGCTTCCTGTTACCACACATCATGTATGCTCTGTTCAGACCTTCCATTAATTTCACAATGTACTTTATCCTAACAATATATCCTGTCTGTGGTTCTTATTTTGCATACACTTATTACATGACTCTTCCTGAACATTtactgtagtttttgttgttgttgctgctttcTCTTTTGGACTTTGCGGTCCTTTCCTGGTCTGTAAGCTTTTATCCTCTCTTAATATAAGACATGCAGCCCTCGTGCATGGTTTGAATTTTTGCTTACTGTATTTCGTTCCATTTGAAAGAACTATATCTGGCGTTCTATCTCTATGCAGAACTAAATGGAATCCTCGGAGGCGGTACCAACAGGCAAAAGTCGCAATCAGGTACTTATGTTCATAAACAAGTGACACCAAATTTGCCAGACCTTCCTTTGGTTCCTTCATGTATAACTTGTGGTGCTTAATCATGCAGGAAGCTCGTGAACTATTAGTGTGCCAGACGACGGAGGATCTCAAGACATGGAATCTGAACGAACAGCAGCAACAGTTAGTCGACGTCAGTGGGCTCGGCAATCTGAAATACATGGGTGATCTGGCCATCAACCGTACTGTGCTCAGGGTATTCTGCAAGCTTTGGAGCAAAGAAACGAACACAGCAAGGTTCCATGACTTTGAAATGGCACCATCACTCAGGGACACTGCCTACTTACTGGGTATTTCGATCTTAGGCCGTGCAGTGACCACCGGGGCTGTGCTCAACATGTCATCAGAACAGTTGTTCCTCCAATACCTGGGCCGAGTTCCTGGTAGCAAGGACTACAGGCGTAGCCATGTGAAGCTCTCTTGGTTATACTCCAAATTTAGTCAACTGTCGGAGCATCCCACTGATGAAGAAATTGCATGCAAAACAAGAGCATATCTCTTGTACTTGATTGGAGCAACTCTGTTTTCACACAAAGATAAGGGCTATGTCTCTCCAAAGTACTTACCGCTCTTGTCAGACTTTGAGAAGGTACGGGAGTATGCGTGGGGTGCTGCTGCTCTTGCTCATCTTTACAAGGCCCTCTCTACGGTAGTGTCTTCTCACTCTTCTGCCAGAATAAGACTATTTGGCAGCGCCACTCTGCTCATGGTATGTAAACACTCATTTATCAGACACAAATCTTATTTCAGTTTAGaaaagctcattttcttccatttcTATTTAACTTCCCAATCCTTTTTCTTTGTTGAATAAAAATTTCGCGTTAGGTTTGTGAGAAACAGTGATAATGTTACAGTAGACTAATTTGTTGGCACTAGCACCCATGGCATTTTCATTAATAAGATGGATGCCAAGCCTCGCCAAGGGTGGGTTGCGTGTGCACCCCCTGCCTCTACAGCCAACCGAGCGATGTTCGGTTCTCTGATGTTACTGCAGACTGGAAGAACTATATACAATTGCACAATGGAATAAGAGCTGAAAAAGCAGAAGTGAGATGTTACTTCATACAACTGAAAAAAAGGAATTGGATGTTAGGAAATAATAGGATGCCTTTTCTCCTTCATAGACTCTTTGCAGATAAAGTTGTTCTGACCTTATGGGTTCTTACTCTACTATTAGATTGTGAAAAAAGATTCTAATGTATTTTTTTAGTTCTTAGCATGTGAAGAAGTATACTATAAATAGGTTTATGAGAATATCGATGATACTACATTCACAGAGAAATATggacagaaaaagaaaaatgcaACCTAATCGCTTGTATTGATATACAGAACATCTATAAAGTTTTCGTCGCTGGATGTTGTCTAAGAATTTACAAAGTTGCTCATGGTTGACACTTGACACTTCTTAAAATGACAAAGAATTTCAACAGACAATTGGTAAGCAAAAAAAAAGAAAGCATTGGACGATTGGAAAGAATAAAATGTTTCCTTTTTTTCGAGTATTCTTTTTAAATTCAAGTTGTTCTAAGTTGTGACAGTGCTCCAGTATGGAAGTGTTCTAATGTATCTTTTGAGTTTTTGTGCAAAGGGGTGGATATATGAATATATTCCAGCGCTGCGCCCCGATATGGAGGATGGTCCAGCACTTGTCGTCCCACGAGTGTGTGGGTGGACCGGGCGCGTAATCTCCCAACCAGCAAAGGAAGCTTCAGATATGAAAAAAGCTTTCAGTCAGCTTCGAGTTTCAGATGTGAGTCTACCTTTTGGTTCGGTAATTCGTAGCCATACTTTAACCTTTCTTAATAGTTATGGCTACGAATGGAGTAGGACAGTTCTTATACCTTTTCCATAGTGTCAAAAagttcttatattatgggacggagggagtacttgcccTTTGAATTTGACCATAAAAAGTATGTGATCTTAGGTGAACTGGGAACCTTACAAGGGCGTGGATCCTGCATCTATTCCCAACATCTGTTTGGCACCCGTCTGCTTCTCCAGAACATGGCTGATAAACTTTAACGTGAGGGAAGTATATCTCCCAGATCGGTTTGCTCGTCAGTTTGGTCAAGAACAGCATCCGCTCGGCGATGTCCGTGGGTTCCAGCGGCACCAGTGGAATGCATCAGTGGATTGGAGCCTCGAGTATGCATCAGAGATCAAACATTTTGAGCAGTTGATCAATGCTACTCGTCCTGATCGTACGACAGTTCCTGCCACTGGTAACACCACTGAAGATGTTTTTACACCAGCGAGGACGGCACGAGAACTTTCTGGTCTCAATTTGCTTACAGTGGTAAACTCTGGTCTATAAAGGTAATGCTTATGAGGCAAGTTTTGTCCAGTCTAAGTGACCTATCATATAATTGTAGGTGGAGAGCATCAAGAAGGAGCTCCCAATCATCACACGATTTCTCGAGCAACGGTCACTTCCGGTGGAGGTGGCCACGTCTATTGCTCGGATCCATGAATTGCTAAAGGATTCTCTCTTGAAGGAAGGAAATGCCGCTGTTGGTCCTCGGGGCGAGGGGACCTATGAGTTGACTGCATCACAACCATCTGCCATACCAATGTGCGAAGAAGCGATCATCGGCACACCACATGGGCCTGTGCCTGATGAAGCGGTGCAGAACGGCAGCGATCATCTTGTGCAGGAATACTGTGACAAGCCgatgggggaggaggaggacggcaAGGCAGGGGACGTTCCTGGCACACCGGGGGAAGAGGAGGCATCGGAAGGGAGTAAGGACAGTGAGGAGGACGGAGGCCATAAGGGGCGGAAGCGACCGCTTCGGAGGAGCAATCGAAGCTGCGTGCAGGCCAAGAGGTTCAATAACCGGGGAGGGAAAGGGTCCTTTGCCTCTGACCCCATCGTGCTGTGACTGTGACCGCCGCATCATTCATTCCGCGCCTTAGCCTTGCATCTACTCCTtccataagagcatttagatcaaacgcttttatattagttgGACGCGGCTATCGAACGCAGTGGCGCCCGCGTGAATTAGTTGACGCCAGTCAACGACATGCATTTATTAATGTTTTAAAAATTTATAACTTTTGAACTGGGCGTCAGAATAACGATTTGTTTTCATGGTTGTGTGTCTTATGACGAGTTCTTCAAACCTAGATTCCATATGGATATGTTTCGGCAAACTTTTTTTAAGCAACTGTGTGTGCTAGAtgaggcaactttagtgctaTAGGCAAGCAACTCCTTTCTCCCCTTAGTATGATTATTTATCAGCAAAGAATTCTTGTAAGTTGGTTACCATGACTAACAGTTGACTAGATTCACCTCTAAAAACTTTATATAATTAAACAATAATGATCAGTTGTCTACAAATACTGTAAAATTGCTCAATTTTAACGCCCAGTTGCCTACAAAATACTATAAAGTTGCTCAATTTTGATGCTTAGTTGCCTATTACTGATGGTCAATTGCCTACGGGTAATGTTTAGTTGCATGTCATTAATGCTCAGTTGCCTGCTATTTGTGAATAGTTGCCATAATTGCACTCGAGTATCACAAAATAGTAAGCAACTTTTAGTGTGTTTTTTGCGCAACTCTAGTGCATTCAACAAGCAACTCATATGTATACATACGATGCAATGCATCTAGCATCAAAGTACTTCTGCTtagcactaaagttgcctcatctagcatcgaagttgtttttgaaaaaaatcttaaaaacatatTCATATGGGATCTCGTTTTGAAGAGTTCGTCACGAGGAACCCAATGGTAAAAACATATCATAATTTCGACACAAGGGTTGATAGTTATAGCTTTTTGATTTTTTACACATGAATTAATGGACATCCAACTTATACAGAGTCGAGCATGCACATCCGACGTATAACTTAATCATTTCAGTTTGGAAATAGCTGACCACATTTGTCATGTGGTTGCTAAAGGGTGAAGTTATTTAACCTTCTAGTCATGATAGATAATTTTAAAGAAATTTTCGTTGATAGGCGATCATACTACGCATACTAATAAGAAGTTGCTTCTCTTTAGCACTAAAGTTGCCTAAATATCATCCCACAGTTGCTTAAAAAAAAGTTTGTCGAAACCTATCCATATtgaatctagttttgaagagctcgtcgtaagaaACACAACCGTGAAAACAGATCATCGTTCTGACGCTCGGTTTAAAAGTTATAGTATTTTAAAAAACGAAATAAAGTGGAATGACGTGGTGCCTCAGGGTGCGCTCGTTCCACCCAAATAGTGCAGCTGCACTTTTTAGTATTTgtgatattagtttacagagggagtaccatTTTATTGCTGCACATTACTCCCTCGTTCCTAAGTACTCCCTcagtctcaaaattcttgtcttatatttgtctagatatgaatgtatctagtcatgttttaatatttagatacatttatttctagacaaatctaagacaaaaaaTTTGAGTAAAAGGGAATACTTCGTATTTGTATTTCATTACAAgatacatatgaatgtatatagacataatttaaaatatagattctttcattttacttcgtatgtagttcgtagttacccccccccccccaaatgtaGTTCATAGTTAAATCTTTAAATAATAAATAGTTAAGAACCGAGGGAGTACATTGCATGTTTGCTcgggcttgttcggttaatcctcttttcaagacaattagaggggATTGATGAGGATTGGAACATATTTTGACTTACATACAAGGGTTTTAAATCTCCCTCAAACCCCTTCAATCCTCTTGAATCCACAAGCAACCAAACACGACCCTAGTTAATTTTCTATGATTGGTTACTCTGATGTAATTTTCTATGATTTGTTACGCTTAGATTTATGCGGGGACGTGACACATGTGGCAAGCAATTCAGATTATTCAAAAGGATTTATGCTAGGACGTGGACGGCTAGATGCCCATACGGGAAATTTTCCCTCTTG
This window encodes:
- the LOC123425945 gene encoding protein MAIN-LIKE 1-like isoform X4, with amino-acid sequence MNPTAHDQTTQQQKQNGRRAVGSSQTWTRYGVLLPSQQTRKLKEWVLTDEQQQVVNASGLGHLALTTGFTIDRSLLTAFCERWNNETNTAHFMGFEMAPSLRDVSYILGIPVTGHVVTAEPIGDEAVNRMCLHYLGQSPGSGEQLCGLIRLTWLYRKFHQLPENPTINDIAFSTRAYLLYLVGSTLFPDTMRGFVSPRYLPLLGDFRRIHEYAWGAAALAHLYRGLSVAVTPNATTQFLGSATLLMAWIYEYIPLTQPQQKNQNTLLPRACRWNFGGTTRGQRKKVVEWRKDFEQLQLSDVNWNPYKDINPAIVPGYCIAADNICYSRTWLISFNIKEVYVPDRFNRQFGREQGRLHQVPMWARRTWSKGKDWRVEYAREIEDFHQLVGCRFIPSMEANINSLPNESVAGQSTARCSRNASQNFSMMVEDLKNDLPVIDRYLEGQVLPVEVASFLERVSTMIKTYSPSQSNARKDEAAQSKNVRAKNPRKRARKPLISEDPSSPQDSGVDRYAGALVPYQASKCDRVVDGTVPLLNRGEVLKENEVMDPWQMSHLTAESSSSGDSGFPESRRWRRRREESGTPRSNAGVRRSGRMCGQLKMLKHRDGVGAEETNEILL